A DNA window from Armatimonadota bacterium contains the following coding sequences:
- a CDS encoding ABC transporter permease, which translates to MAASVEAAPAFAAPHVLREFWRRYRQNRLAVAGLLLVLALALVALLAPLLAPYDPISTSLNSLKPPGTFRHPLGTDDLGRDILSGVIWGARVSLLVGVTAAATAVLIGIVLGAVAGFYGGRTDALIMRLTELFQTIPRFILALLVVALFGRGLTKLVLVIGLLAWPQAARLVRGQFLAQTSAPYVDAARALGMPGWRIIFSEILPNVLAPVVVLASLDVAQAILLEASLGFFGLGDPNLVSWGGMLNHAQAYLRTAWWMSVFPGLGIALAVLGFNLVGDGLNDAINPRLHE; encoded by the coding sequence ATGGCCGCCTCGGTTGAAGCCGCACCCGCGTTCGCCGCGCCGCACGTCCTGCGGGAGTTCTGGCGTCGCTACCGGCAGAACCGGCTGGCGGTCGCCGGACTGCTCCTGGTGCTGGCGCTGGCACTGGTCGCCCTCCTGGCGCCGCTGCTGGCGCCCTACGACCCCATCTCCACATCGCTGAACAGCCTGAAGCCACCGGGGACATTCCGTCACCCTCTTGGGACCGACGACCTGGGCCGGGACATCCTGAGCGGTGTGATCTGGGGGGCGCGGGTCTCGCTGCTGGTGGGGGTAACCGCAGCGGCCACGGCGGTGCTCATCGGCATCGTCCTGGGAGCGGTGGCAGGGTTCTACGGCGGGCGCACCGACGCACTGATCATGCGCCTCACCGAGCTCTTCCAGACCATTCCCCGCTTCATCCTGGCCCTGCTGGTAGTGGCGCTCTTCGGCCGGGGGCTGACCAAGCTGGTGCTGGTGATCGGCCTGCTGGCCTGGCCTCAGGCCGCCCGCCTGGTGCGCGGCCAGTTCCTGGCGCAGACATCCGCTCCCTACGTGGATGCGGCGCGCGCTCTGGGGATGCCCGGTTGGCGCATCATCTTCTCGGAGATCCTGCCCAACGTCCTGGCCCCGGTTGTCGTCCTGGCCTCGCTGGACGTGGCGCAGGCCATCCTCCTTGAGGCCAGCCTGGGCTTCTTCGGCCTGGGCGATCCCAACCTGGTTTCCTGGGGAGGCATGCTCAACCACGCCCAGGCCTACCTGCGCACCGCCTGGTGGATGAGCGTCTTCCCCGGGCTGGGGATCGCCCTGGCGGTGCTCGGGTTCAACCTGGTGGGCGACGGCCTGAATGACGCCATCAACCCCCGCCTGCATGAGTGA
- a CDS encoding ABC transporter permease has translation MTRGSLPLWRYILGRLLQAVPLLLGIVVVNFLLIALAPGDPVTVLLGEYPAPPEYVARLRDRFGLDRPAHIRLGRYIANVVQGNLGFSFAYQVPVTRLVLERLGNTLLLMGTAMTLAALAGVLLGVAAARRPHSRLDAGATALSLVGYSIPEFWLGQLLVLLFAVALAWLPAQGIRSTREEYTGLAAALDLGRHLILPAAALAFRYIALIARITRAAMLEVMHQDFILAARARGVDERRVLWRHGLRNAAIPVATVIGYNYAFILAGSALVETVFGWPGVGRLLFDGILQRDTPVLLGVLLLVSVTVVLVNLATDVLYAYLDPRVRY, from the coding sequence ATCACGCGCGGTAGTCTTCCCCTCTGGCGGTACATTCTGGGGCGGCTGCTTCAGGCCGTCCCGCTGCTACTGGGGATCGTTGTTGTCAATTTCCTCCTGATCGCCCTGGCCCCCGGCGATCCGGTAACCGTCCTCCTGGGGGAGTACCCGGCGCCGCCGGAGTACGTGGCCCGGCTGCGGGACCGGTTTGGGCTGGACCGGCCGGCGCATATCCGGCTGGGCCGCTACATCGCCAACGTGGTGCAGGGCAACCTGGGGTTCTCCTTTGCCTACCAGGTACCGGTGACACGGCTGGTGCTGGAACGTCTGGGCAACACGCTGCTGTTGATGGGGACGGCGATGACGCTGGCTGCGCTGGCCGGTGTCCTCCTGGGCGTGGCCGCTGCCCGCCGCCCACACTCTCGTCTGGACGCCGGGGCGACGGCCCTGTCGCTGGTCGGGTACTCTATCCCCGAGTTCTGGCTGGGGCAGCTTCTGGTCTTGCTCTTCGCCGTGGCCCTGGCGTGGCTGCCGGCGCAGGGGATCCGCTCCACGCGGGAGGAGTACACCGGGCTGGCGGCAGCGCTTGACCTCGGCCGCCACCTCATCCTCCCGGCGGCGGCGCTGGCCTTCCGCTACATTGCCCTGATCGCCCGCATCACCCGGGCGGCGATGCTGGAGGTCATGCATCAGGACTTCATCCTGGCCGCCCGCGCCCGGGGCGTGGACGAGCGCCGGGTACTCTGGCGGCACGGACTGCGCAATGCGGCCATCCCGGTGGCCACGGTGATCGGCTACAACTACGCCTTCATCCTGGCAGGCTCCGCCCTGGTGGAGACCGTATTCGGCTGGCCGGGCGTCGGTCGGCTGCTCTTTGACGGCATCCTGCAGCGGGATACGCCGGTGCTGCTGGGGGTGCTGCTCCTCGTCTCGGTCACGGTGGTCCTGGTGAACCTGGCCACCGACGTCCTTTACGCCTACCTCGACCCCCGGGTGCGCTACTAA
- a CDS encoding ABC transporter substrate-binding protein: MKVIGRILMALSLAVWLMAGSAAAQQTPQPGGTIVMALGADPETLNPGITTGYAVGAVTANIFSGLIRLGPRGEILPQLATSWQVAPDGRTYTFTLRRGVRWHDGRTLSAADVKFSLEEIAGKFHGRFRIAYANVESVSTPNTGTVVIRMKTPFAPFLQMLDTFNAPIMARHLFAGEDIARSPRNLQPVGTGPYVFQSWARGDRVVLVRNPNYWEPVYAERLVFRIIPNAAQRSTALETGEVDVVTDFYLAKTDVPRLRQNKNIRVRFGQPIPALDFMFINTRRGPLANAKVRRALAFAINREQIVAQAMAGIARPARGPFGDGFKYAYTPETDYTRIYAYSPERAAALLQEAGVARDSLRLSMIFDAARAPLAAAAQIIRDNLRQVGITVDLVPLERSVMIDRVYTKGDYDLTVQSFTSNTDPAIGYHRIYLTAPPGQPFVNATGYSNPEVDRLLALAGQTPAVGERAKIYAQVNTILARDLPTLILFDEVGVDAARAHLRNLWQGLDARDAWWLTWVGK, from the coding sequence ATGAAGGTGATCGGACGTATTCTGATGGCTCTCAGCCTGGCGGTGTGGCTCATGGCCGGCAGTGCGGCCGCGCAGCAGACGCCGCAGCCCGGGGGCACCATCGTCATGGCCCTGGGAGCCGACCCGGAGACGCTCAACCCGGGGATCACCACCGGTTACGCCGTGGGAGCCGTCACCGCCAACATCTTCAGCGGCCTGATCCGGCTGGGCCCGCGGGGGGAGATCCTGCCGCAGCTCGCCACCAGCTGGCAGGTGGCCCCCGACGGAAGGACCTACACCTTTACCCTGCGGCGCGGCGTGCGCTGGCACGACGGCCGGACCCTCTCGGCGGCAGACGTGAAATTCTCCCTGGAAGAGATCGCCGGGAAGTTCCACGGTCGCTTTCGCATCGCCTACGCCAACGTGGAGTCGGTGAGTACGCCCAACACCGGCACCGTCGTCATCCGCATGAAGACGCCCTTCGCCCCGTTCCTTCAGATGCTGGACACGTTCAACGCGCCCATTATGGCGCGCCATCTCTTTGCCGGCGAGGACATCGCCCGCAGCCCGCGCAACCTGCAGCCGGTAGGGACCGGGCCGTATGTCTTCCAGAGCTGGGCGCGGGGCGACCGGGTGGTACTGGTACGTAACCCCAACTACTGGGAGCCTGTCTACGCCGAGCGGCTGGTCTTCCGCATCATTCCCAACGCGGCGCAGCGGTCTACAGCGCTGGAAACCGGCGAGGTGGATGTGGTCACGGACTTCTACCTGGCCAAGACCGACGTACCGCGGCTGCGGCAGAACAAGAACATACGGGTGCGCTTCGGCCAGCCGATTCCCGCCCTGGACTTCATGTTCATCAACACAAGGCGCGGGCCGCTGGCCAACGCCAAAGTGCGCAGGGCGCTGGCCTTCGCCATCAACCGTGAGCAGATCGTCGCCCAGGCCATGGCGGGCATCGCCCGGCCAGCTCGAGGGCCGTTTGGCGACGGCTTCAAGTACGCCTACACCCCGGAGACCGACTACACCCGCATCTACGCTTACAGCCCCGAGCGGGCGGCTGCACTGCTGCAGGAGGCCGGCGTGGCCCGAGACAGTCTTCGGCTCTCTATGATCTTTGATGCGGCGCGGGCCCCCCTGGCCGCAGCGGCGCAGATCATCCGCGACAACCTGCGGCAGGTCGGGATCACCGTAGACCTGGTACCGCTGGAGCGCTCGGTGATGATCGACCGGGTGTACACTAAGGGGGACTACGACCTCACGGTGCAGTCCTTCACCTCCAACACCGATCCGGCCATCGGCTACCACCGCATTTACCTCACGGCGCCCCCGGGGCAGCCATTCGTCAACGCCACCGGGTACAGCAACCCGGAGGTGGACCGGCTGCTGGCGCTGGCGGGGCAGACCCCGGCGGTGGGAGAGCGGGCCAAGATCTACGCGCAGGTCAACACCATCCTGGCGCGCGACCTCCCCACGCTGATTCTCTTCGACGAAGTGGGCGTCGACGCCGCCCGCGCCCACCTGCGCAACCTCTGGCAGGGGCTGGACGCGCGCGACGCCTGGTGGCTGACCTGGGTCGGTAAGTAG
- a CDS encoding NAD-dependent epimerase/dehydratase family protein produces the protein MRRVLVTGGAGFIGAHLVRALVARGDAVRVLDNFTAGTPANLALALGMERAEVERALAGAETVTPVRLTDRCEVVAGDLRDPAALRAACEGVEVVFHQAALRSVPRSMAHPLETHEVNATGTLLLLEQARAAGVRRVVSASSSAVYGDTLLPKHEGQVPQPKSPYAASKLAGEAYCAVYSRAFDLPTVSLRYFNVFGPWQDPASEYAAVVPRFIRLALRGQPLPVHGDGLQSRDFTYVDNVVEANLLAAEAEASGVALNVGAGARYTLLELVERLRQILGRDLAVVHEPPRPGDVRHTQADVTLAERLIGYSPRVDFATGLARTVEAMREAEEVAVRDA, from the coding sequence ATGAGGCGCGTGCTGGTGACGGGCGGGGCAGGGTTCATCGGAGCCCACCTGGTCAGGGCGCTGGTGGCGCGGGGGGACGCGGTGCGGGTGCTGGACAACTTCACGGCCGGCACCCCCGCGAACCTGGCCCTGGCCCTGGGGATGGAGCGCGCGGAGGTGGAACGCGCCCTGGCGGGCGCGGAGACCGTCACTCCCGTGCGCCTCACCGACCGCTGCGAGGTGGTCGCAGGCGACCTCCGCGACCCGGCGGCCCTGCGCGCGGCCTGCGAGGGCGTGGAGGTGGTCTTCCACCAGGCGGCGCTGCGTTCGGTGCCCCGATCCATGGCCCACCCGCTGGAGACCCATGAGGTGAACGCTACCGGCACCCTGCTGCTGCTGGAGCAGGCGCGGGCGGCCGGGGTGCGGCGCGTGGTGAGCGCGTCGTCATCGGCGGTGTATGGCGACACGCTATTGCCCAAGCACGAGGGGCAGGTGCCGCAACCCAAGTCTCCCTACGCGGCCAGCAAGCTGGCGGGCGAGGCGTACTGCGCCGTCTACAGCCGGGCCTTCGACCTGCCCACGGTGTCGCTGCGCTACTTCAACGTCTTCGGCCCCTGGCAGGACCCGGCCTCGGAGTACGCGGCGGTCGTCCCCAGGTTCATCCGCCTGGCGCTGCGGGGCCAGCCGCTGCCGGTGCACGGGGACGGCCTGCAGTCCCGCGATTTCACCTATGTGGACAATGTGGTGGAGGCCAACCTCCTGGCAGCGGAGGCGGAGGCTTCCGGCGTGGCCCTGAACGTGGGCGCGGGGGCGCGCTACACCCTGCTGGAGCTGGTCGAGCGCCTGCGGCAGATCCTGGGGCGAGATCTGGCCGTGGTCCACGAGCCACCCCGGCCGGGGGACGTGCGGCACACCCAGGCGGACGTCACCCTGGCGGAGCGCCTGATCGGCTACAGCCCGCGGGTGGACTTCGCCACGGGGCTGGCCCGCACGGTGGAGGCGATGCGCGAGGCGGAAGAGGTGGCGGTGCGCGATGCGTGA